The Polyangium mundeleinium genome contains the following window.
CCTCCTCGTCGACGCTCAGCCAGGCCAGACGCTCGCGCAGAATGCGGCCGTCCTCGATGATGACGAGCGGCGTGCCGTCGAGCCAGCGCTCGAACCTCGTGCTCCTGCACTTGAGCCATGACAAACCTAGTTCCAGGCTCACGAGCGTCCCCACGAGGATGATGGCGCCCGTGATGGAATAGTCCTGCCCGAGCAGCGCTTGCTGCGTGCATTCGCTGATGATGAGCAGGAGCAGGAAATCGAAGGTCGTCACGGTCACGAGCGCGCGTTTGCCCGCGATGCGGAAGACGACCAGGAGGGCCATGTAGACGCAGACGGCGCGCACGACGAGGTTCATGGCCACGGCCTCACGGGTACACGAACAGCGAGAGCGACCGCAGAGCTGCCCTCC
Protein-coding sequences here:
- a CDS encoding DUF421 domain-containing protein, which codes for MNLVVRAVCVYMALLVVFRIAGKRALVTVTTFDFLLLLIISECTQQALLGQDYSITGAIILVGTLVSLELGLSWLKCRSTRFERWLDGTPLVIIEDGRILRERLAWLSVDEEDILEAAHVQHGILRLDQIRYAIVERNGEIAIIPWKEGR